The Thermodesulfobacteriota bacterium nucleotide sequence CACTGCAACATCACGGCGGCGGCCTCACCCCACCCGGTTGACCGGCTGCTCCGCCGGGTCTTCGAACCACCGGAAGTAGGCCTCCGCGCAGTCGATCCCCGACCGGACGAGCTCATCCTTCTTGGCCGCGCTCAGGTCGAAGTCGGTGGTGCCCACGTCGAGGGTGTCGATGTGGAGGGTCCGTTGCCAGTCGTCGCCGTGGAGGTGCTGGTTTTCCTGCACCCGCATGAAGGCCCCGATGAGCGCCCGCGCGTACTCGGTGAACTTGCGGATGGGCTTGCCCCGGGGCTCTTCTTCGTAGCGGAAGAGAGCGATCTCCTCCCGGGTGTCGAGCCGAAGCCCCAGGGTCTGGCGGTTGTACACGTAGGGGCTGCGCCCGGGAAGCTCCAGGGCGAACCGGGCGTTCTCACGGTTGTAGTACTCGGTGGGTCGGGCCGCGTAGTCCTCTGCCGTGCGGTCGACGTATTTCTCCCGGTCGAAGAGCTTCACCGGGTAGTTGAGCACCACGCCGCCGTCCACGTACACGTCGTCGCGGGGCGGCCTGCGCACGGCGGCGAAGAAGAGCGGGATGGACATGCTGATCCGCACCGCCTCCGCCAGGGGCATGGCGCCGTGGCGCTCGGCGGAGAACACCTCGGCCCAGCCGGTGCTGAGGTTGGTGCCCACCACGTAGAGGTCGGGGCGCTTGGCAGCCTTCAGGTCGTCGAAGGTGGCTGTGGGCTTCCCAAGCTTCTTCCCGATCAGGTCGCCCACCCAGGTGGAGAAGAAGTCCCCCTGGTACCAGCCGAACTCCTTGGCCAGCCGCCGGATGTCGCGGATGACCCCGAAGGAGTCGTCCATGAACTGCTTGAAGGGAGTATCCGACAGGAGCTCGAGCTGCTCGGGAATCGTATACCCCAGGGCATACAACAGGGCGTTGATGGCCCCCGCGCTGGTGCCCCCCGCCCTGCGGACGTGGGCCAGGGCCCCCCGCTGCTCGAGCACCGTCATGGCGCCCACGTAGGCAATGCCCTTGACGCCCCCGCCCTCGAAGACCAGGTTCCGGAACTGGATCGACATGTGTGCCCTCCTTTCGCTCTGGGACTTGCCCGTCGGGCCTCCTATCTACCCGGGGGGCGGGGAGCCCGCAAGGCGAGACCCGTCTGCACGGAGTGGAGAGCTGCCTTGGCCAAACCGCCGAGAACCGGCACACTGTTGCCCCGAACTCGTGGAACACCGAAGCCTGGCACGACTGCGCCTCGGGCCGTCTGCACGCGACGGTCCCTGGCGCGTGTGACCGGTCGCAACCGAGATGGCGATCGGGGTCGGCGTCGATTTGGATTTCGATTTCGAATGCGATTTCGATTTGGATGGGGCATCCATCCGCCCCGCGGCCTCGGTGCGGGCCGCGACACAACGCGACGTATGGGCTTGGGACTCGGTGTCCCCGAAGATCTCCAGGAGAATGGACCAAGGTGCGCCCAACTCGAAAAAGGCGCGCGCGGTGGGCGTTCGCGGGCGCCTTGGCGGTGTTTGCGCTCGCCCTCTCGCAGCCAGACCAACCGCCCCGGGCCGTCGGGGCCGGAGGCCCCCTGTTTCGCTGGGACCGGGAGGGCCTCTTCCGAGACCTGGAGAGAGAGTTTCTCGAGGCCGCCGGAGCGAGCCCCGAGGAGGCCCGCGGCCGGGCCCGGGCTCGGGAAGCCGAGGGACGCGCCGTTCTGGCCCGCCTGGCCGGGGCCCCGGGAGTCCCCGCCCCCGAAGACCTGCTGTGCCTCGAAGAGGTCCAGTTTCGGCTCGGAGCGCTGGCCGCAGCCCATCGGGAGCTTCT carries:
- a CDS encoding patatin-like phospholipase family protein; translation: MSIQFRNLVFEGGGVKGIAYVGAMTVLEQRGALAHVRRAGGTSAGAINALLYALGYTIPEQLELLSDTPFKQFMDDSFGVIRDIRRLAKEFGWYQGDFFSTWVGDLIGKKLGKPTATFDDLKAAKRPDLYVVGTNLSTGWAEVFSAERHGAMPLAEAVRISMSIPLFFAAVRRPPRDDVYVDGGVVLNYPVKLFDREKYVDRTAEDYAARPTEYYNRENARFALELPGRSPYVYNRQTLGLRLDTREEIALFRYEEEPRGKPIRKFTEYARALIGAFMRVQENQHLHGDDWQRTLHIDTLDVGTTDFDLSAAKKDELVRSGIDCAEAYFRWFEDPAEQPVNRVG